GATCTCGGTATAGGTAGGGCAGGCACAAGACCTGCCCCTACAGCCCCTAATTTTGTGGCGCTTAGGGTCTGACCCCTCGTGAATTGACCAACAGCTTCTTTCTCATCCCTAGGGCTTAGTGCAAGATCTGAGTCGATTAACTTTCTTTTCTCCATCAAAACCTCGCACTGTTCCACCCCATCTGAGGATTTTGGGTAAGCAACCGCTGAAGAATTAGCGGGATTATTCCCTTGAAGCCGAAAGAATTAATACAGCCGTCCAAGTCATGAACCTGTGCCGCAGAAGATGAATGATTCAGGCGTGATTTATTTTATGAGGAGAGATAAATAATGACGATTAATTTTAACCCCAATCTTCTTCCTAACGATGGTCCTAGTGATGAACTGATTGCTGAAAAATTAGGAGCTTTATTGCTGGGCGACCCCGATGCATTTCAGGAGGAGACCGAGTTGCCAGCAACTAGAGGATGGGATGCAGCAACCTTTAACTTGATTTTTGACGAAGATGAAGATGAGGATGAGGAAATAGAAGTGGAAGCGGCATGACTCTACCCCCAGAGAGTGGCTTGTTTCCAGTGAAAGCATTATCTTTCAGGATAATGGGTTAATACTGATGGTAGATACAATCCCCATCTGCCTAGGCGGTGGGGGAGTTGAAGTCGTCGCTATTGGAGAATCGTTATGTCAAAAGAGAAAAAGAGCAACAAAGAAACTAAAAAGCCTAAAAAAGAAACTGATGGGAGTAAAAAACAAAAGAAAGACCCCAAAAGATATGATGGGCTGTAACACGCTGAGCTAGACAAAAGTACACCCTTTCACAAGAAGCAGGTAGCAGGAAAGAAGCGCGATTAGCTGTCATCCAGCGTTCAAGGGGCGATCGCACAACTGGGAACAAGAGCGATCGCCTTCCCCAATTCGGTAGGATGAGCATAGGTTTACCCGAACTGCGGCTGTATGGTTAAAACACCCTCTCAGCATTGGACAATTCCTCCCCTGGAAAATGGGGATTAACAGGGTAATTTAGGCAACTTAACGATAAAGCTTGTCCCCTTGCCCTCCTCACTTTCCACTTCAATCGTCCCTTGATGCGCCTCAATAATACTCTTTACTAAAAATAATCCTAATCCCCATCCCGTTTGATCCTCCGCAGAGGTGGTTCGACGAAATTGTTGAAATAGGATGGATTGAGCATCTGAGGCTATCGGATTGCCTTCATTATGGATAGTAAGGCTGATCTGCGTTTCAGTTTGCTGGAGCGTGAGTGTAATCGGCGTGCTAGGAGCACCATATTTCACAGCGTTAATTGCTAAATTTTCAATCACCCGCCGTATTTCTTTACGGCTGCAATAGCTCCTGATATCAGAATCACAGACTACAACAAACCGCTCTCCATAAGTGAAGCTCAAATCCTCCACTACGTCTTGGACTAGCCTGTCTAAATAGCATTCTTCAAATTCAAGCTTTAAGCCCTGTCCTGCCCGCAGCCGACTCGCATCGAGCAGATTTTGAATCATCGAATCCAGCCGATCGATCGAACTGATCATCCTCGCTGCCACATCAACGTGGGTATCTCCTCGTTCAAGCCGACGCAGAATCAGTTGAGTTCCCATTTTTACAACATTAAGGGGGCCTCTCAGATCGTGAGTTAACGTCACCATAAATAACTCTTGAATATCTTGCAGCGTCTGGGAGAATTGAGTGGCAGCGTCGTTAACGGCTTGCTCAATGGAGCCGATAATGATGTCTCGTTCCCTCACTCCTAAAGGTGCTTCTTCCTCTAAAACTTGAAAGATTACTTGACGGAGGATGTGGTACTCGAAAATGAGTTGACTCATGGAGTAGTCAGCATAGCCCGCCCGTTCATGCCCATGCTGCTTGCCAATGCGAGTGCTTTGTGCCTTATCGGCTTCTATTCGGACAGGTGTCCTGACAATCCTGTTTGAGAGTTCATCTACCAGTTGGTTTAAGTACTTAGGTAGTGAATTTTGCAAGACAAGAGAGTCCTGATGCATCGATGCAGCAACTTCATCACGCGCCCGCCGCTCCCACAGTTGCATAATTCTTTCACCATTTTGCTTAAGACGGTCAGAAGCAGCGTTAGACATAGATTGCAGGAGAACCAAAACGAGGAAAGAGTCAGCTTTAAGCTCCCTGAGATTGTAACAATATCTTGATTCAATTCCAGCCAGACTTAACCAGCATTGAAGCTTGTTGCATCAGCATGGCGGGAGGTAGCTGTGAAGAAGCGCGATCGCCTTCCCCAATTCGGTAGGATGAGCATAGGTTTACCCCAACTGCGGCTGTATGGTTAAAACCCCTTCCCAGCATTGGACAATTCCCCCTTTAGAAAATGGCGATCGCTTAAACCGTTACGAATTCGAGCGCCGCTACAATGTCATGCCCAACTTGAGAAAAGCCGAGTTAATCGAAGGGATTGTCTACATACCTGCTGCTGTGCGCTTCAAGAGTCACAGTCAACCTCATGGTTGGATTGTGGCATGGCTAGGAACCTACGAAGCTATGACTCCCGGTGTTGCTTTGGGAGTCCAACCAACGGTGCGTCTCGATATCGACAACGAACCACAACCTGATGCTGTACTCCTAATCATGCCAGAAGTCGGTGGGCAGTCACGACTGAGTGAGGATGATTATATTGAAGGTGTTCCAGAGTTGGTTGTGGAAATTGCCGCTAGCAGTGTAGCCATCGACCTTCACGCTAAAAAACAAGCCTATCGCCGTAATGGTGTCAAGGAATATATCGTCTGGCAAGTGTTCGATCAAACAATTAGCTGGTTCTATTTAGAAAAGGGTGAGTATCTTGATTTACCCACTGATACCGATGGAATTATCAGGAGTCGAGTCTTTCCTGGGTTGTGGTTAGCGGTTTCAGAGTTATTAGCTGGGAATATGCAGCATGTCTTGGCAGTTTTACAAGAGGGAATAAAATCTCCTGAACATGGGGCATTTGTCCAGAAATTAGCTAGCGATTAATCAGCCAATTGTGAGGTAATTTTGATGGGTCTTTCTTGCCAAACTTGAGTGACGCTTGAGGGTGCAGTAAGTAAAAAACTTATTTTTGGGATTTCAGGAATTTTCAATCTATCGTTATGACAAACTTCAGTTCAAATGACAGCACCGAATTACTCTCTATAGCCCAAACTGCAAAGCTACTAAGTGTTACTCGTCAGCGAGTTCACGACTTAATTAAAAATGGTCAGGTTATAGCTCGTAAACTTGGACGTTATTATTATATAGAGGCTGGTGAAGTAGAGAGATACAAAAATCAGCCTACCGGAAAACCTTATCAACCACGTCGTACAACTTCTCAAGAAAACTCTATTGACAACTGTCAATAGAATTCGTAGACTCAAGCTATACTAAGGTAATCAAGGTTCAATGAATGCTCCCTTTTCAACTGATTGCAACTAATGTTGCCACTCAACAAGGGCTAAAACAGGTTTATACAAGTGAGTATGGCGTTTTATATCAGGGAGACTGCCTTAAACTGCTGTTAGCACTACCTGATGAGTCTGTGGATCTCGTATTTGCTGACCCACCCTTTAATCTTGGCAAAGAATATGGTGAAGGTGTCAGCGATCAGATGGAGACAGATAGATACTTAATCTGGTCACAACAATGGTTGAGTGAGAGTATTCGGGTACTAAAAGAAGGTGGCAGTCTATTTGTATTCAACTTGCCTAAGTGGTGTATAGAGTACGGTGCATACCTCAATCAGCAAGGAATGTTGTTTAGGCATTGGATTGCTTGCAGAATGCCGAAAGCTTTTCCTAGAGGTAAAAAGATGTCTCCTGCTCATTACGGACTACTCTATTACACCAAGGGGCAACCAGCAGTTTTCAACAAAGTTTACACACCTATTCAAGTTTGTCGGCATTGCGGCGGAGAAATTCGTGACTATGGTGGTCATCGAAAAAAACTCAATGAGAAAGGGATTAATTTGATGGATGTTTGGGATGCGCCAGAAGATGTTTGGGAGGATGCTCATGAAGCTGATCCTACTGAAGTTTTATGGGCGTTGGCAGAAGAAATGTGGGCTGATATTCCACCAGTTCGGCATCGTCGGCACAAAAAACGAGTTCCAAACGAACTCGCTCCCATTATGCTAGAGCGAATTATTGCAATGGCATCTAATTCAGGGCAAATTGTAGTTGATCCGTTTGGGGGTTCAGGTACTACATTTTATGCAGCAGAAAAACTACATCGTTATTGGATTGGTTCAGAAATTGGAGACATAGATCCAGCCGTAGAACGACTGACTGATCTAGCTAACGGAATTATGGAGCAATGGGAATCGGCAAGGGGAAGTAAGAAATTGAAGCCATGCAAAGCAACGGCATCACAACTGCAAATTCCTTTCTCTACATAGCTTTTCTTTTAGACAAACTCAGACCAATGCACGACCGTCTGTTCCCTTGGTAATCGTTGGTACATTGTTGTCTACCCGATCGTGTTCAATCACAAAGATTGCCAGGAAACCTGCTTCAATCCGAACTGCCCGCCAAACATCAAAGTATGGCTCTAGTTCTTCATAGTTACCGATTCGATCCGTTAGGTAAGGATAAATTTTTCTACTGGGGAGTACTAACGCAGCACCCAGAAAAACACCCCGTAGTAATCCAAGCATTATTTTATTAACAGATCGATGGCTTGAGGAAATATTCCCAGTTTCCCACTCAAGAGCGAAAAGATGATTATCAATAACCTTTGTTGCATCTACTTTTCCTGGCGATTTGGTTGCATAGTTAATTGAAGTTTCAAGTCCCCACGCAAATCGATCCTTCAACGCAGTCATGCAAGCTGCTTTAATGGGTTTAACACCATTTCCATGCTTTTTGGGATTGATTGTAAAGTCGGATGTCCCAGGAGGATGCACAATCAAAGAGATAGCATCACGAATTTCAGCACGAATGATAGACCAATCGCTTGATTCTTCAAAACTGCCAACACTGATTAAAGAAACCTCTTGAACAATCTTCATACTGACTACTTACCTAACTTCGCTACGCAAGAGTAGTGCAGTTTTGCCTGTTTATTCTGAGAGTTAAGCTTAGTTTCTACATTGTTCTACAGATTTACGGTGGTTTCCGGTGGTCTCTTTCTTACCCTCACCCTCCTTTGATTTCGGTAGGATGAGCATAGGTTTACCCCAACTGCGGCTGTATGGTTAAATGTACTCCTGATCATGCCAGAAGCTGGTGGGAAGTCGCGACTGAGTGAGGATGATTATATTGAAGACGCTCCAGAGTTGATCGTCGAAATTGCCGCTAGCAGTGTAGCCATCGACCTTCACGCTAAAAAACAAGCCTATCGCCGTAATGGTGTCAAGGAATATGAAGAATTAGCCTCAGCCTTCAGGAGTCACAAGGGCACTTGAAGACTGGAGTGACCTATTTTCTGACCTTTTCTTTGCCAAGAGGCAGCCTTCATCACGCCACGATTACTCATTTCCTTGCTGATAGTTGAAGGATTGGCCAAGCCTTGCAACGGCTGGGAACGTCTCTTGGTGGATTGCCATTTCTCCTTACATCGGTGGTTGCCTGATAGTAGAAAAGCCCTGACAACTTCTGTTAAGTCAGTGAAACAGAGAGTTTTGAAAATGTAGGCGATCGCGCCTAAGTTCATGGCTTGGTCTTTCTTGTCCACATCGCTAATTATCACAATGGGTATGTGTATCAGTTCAGGCTGCCGCTTGATCCAAGACAGTAAGCAAAGACCGGATAGATGAGGCATTGTTACACTGATCAGTATCAAATCAGGTAGGGGATAACACTGCTGATTAGCCTCATTTTTTTTGCCCTTTAGGTAATTTATCGCTTCCTCTTTGTTCTCAACCAATTTGACGGAAAGACCTAACTCTGTACCTTCACCAACCGATGAAATAGGAGGGTAAGAAAGGTCTATTTTGTTCAAACTAGAGGAATTATAATTCGCCGTCTTTTCCATAGGCTTTGACCAAGCCGCGAATAAGTTAACCTTATTCAGGAGACGCTTATTGAGGGCACGCTGAATCAGAAATTGATCGTCAGGATTATCTTCGACTAACAGAATGGTACTATTCATTCGCACCCTCAACTTGGAGATGATTATGGAAGATTCAGCAACCTGGATTAATAAGTAACAATCACTACAAAGAATGAGTGTTCTTACCGCTCTCTTGTAACCTAAAGGTTGTTTTTATCTCCAACCTCTGCTGTAAGAAGGAGGTCAATGTTAAGTCAGGGAGTGATTCTGGATACACAGAACCCATGACAATGGCGTCAATTCATGCGCTAGAGTCGGGGCGTTATCAACTGCAACACCTGACTTAGCAACGGAATTATGTGGAAAGCATTGAGTGGATTTGGATTGCTGACAGGGGCGACTTACCCGTTTCGGGTTCTAGCGGTTTTCAGGCGCACCCCCCGTCTCTGGGGGTATGTCGCTATACCGATTCTGGTCAATTTTATCGTCGGTGTTGTCCTGTATACGGGATTACTCTTCTTTGGTTGGGACAGCGTGGCGTATCTCATGGGAAGTCTGACTCATTGGATAGACTCCCTCATCACCCACCTTCCAAGATGGCTGGGTATTTTAGATT
This Microcoleus sp. AS-A8 DNA region includes the following protein-coding sequences:
- a CDS encoding HAMP domain-containing histidine kinase encodes the protein MSNAASDRLKQNGERIMQLWERRARDEVAASMHQDSLVLQNSLPKYLNQLVDELSNRIVRTPVRIEADKAQSTRIGKQHGHERAGYADYSMSQLIFEYHILRQVIFQVLEEEAPLGVRERDIIIGSIEQAVNDAATQFSQTLQDIQELFMVTLTHDLRGPLNVVKMGTQLILRRLERGDTHVDVAARMISSIDRLDSMIQNLLDASRLRAGQGLKLEFEECYLDRLVQDVVEDLSFTYGERFVVVCDSDIRSYCSRKEIRRVIENLAINAVKYGAPSTPITLTLQQTETQISLTIHNEGNPIASDAQSILFQQFRRTTSAEDQTGWGLGLFLVKSIIEAHQGTIEVESEEGKGTSFIVKLPKLPC
- a CDS encoding Uma2 family endonuclease gives rise to the protein MVKTPSQHWTIPPLENGDRLNRYEFERRYNVMPNLRKAELIEGIVYIPAAVRFKSHSQPHGWIVAWLGTYEAMTPGVALGVQPTVRLDIDNEPQPDAVLLIMPEVGGQSRLSEDDYIEGVPELVVEIAASSVAIDLHAKKQAYRRNGVKEYIVWQVFDQTISWFYLEKGEYLDLPTDTDGIIRSRVFPGLWLAVSELLAGNMQHVLAVLQEGIKSPEHGAFVQKLASD
- a CDS encoding helix-turn-helix domain-containing protein, translated to MTNFSSNDSTELLSIAQTAKLLSVTRQRVHDLIKNGQVIARKLGRYYYIEAGEVERYKNQPTGKPYQPRRTTSQENSIDNCQ
- a CDS encoding site-specific DNA-methyltransferase — its product is MLPFQLIATNVATQQGLKQVYTSEYGVLYQGDCLKLLLALPDESVDLVFADPPFNLGKEYGEGVSDQMETDRYLIWSQQWLSESIRVLKEGGSLFVFNLPKWCIEYGAYLNQQGMLFRHWIACRMPKAFPRGKKMSPAHYGLLYYTKGQPAVFNKVYTPIQVCRHCGGEIRDYGGHRKKLNEKGINLMDVWDAPEDVWEDAHEADPTEVLWALAEEMWADIPPVRHRRHKKRVPNELAPIMLERIIAMASNSGQIVVDPFGGSGTTFYAAEKLHRYWIGSEIGDIDPAVERLTDLANGIMEQWESARGSKKLKPCKATASQLQIPFST
- a CDS encoding restriction endonuclease codes for the protein MKIVQEVSLISVGSFEESSDWSIIRAEIRDAISLIVHPPGTSDFTINPKKHGNGVKPIKAACMTALKDRFAWGLETSINYATKSPGKVDATKVIDNHLFALEWETGNISSSHRSVNKIMLGLLRGVFLGAALVLPSRKIYPYLTDRIGNYEELEPYFDVWRAVRIEAGFLAIFVIEHDRVDNNVPTITKGTDGRALV
- a CDS encoding response regulator, whose translation is MNSTILLVEDNPDDQFLIQRALNKRLLNKVNLFAAWSKPMEKTANYNSSSLNKIDLSYPPISSVGEGTELGLSVKLVENKEEAINYLKGKKNEANQQCYPLPDLILISVTMPHLSGLCLLSWIKRQPELIHIPIVIISDVDKKDQAMNLGAIAYIFKTLCFTDLTEVVRAFLLSGNHRCKEKWQSTKRRSQPLQGLANPSTISKEMSNRGVMKAASWQRKGQKIGHSSLQVPL